The region TGGTGCGGCGGGCCAAGCGGTTTCTCGAGGCGCTTGGGCAACCGACGGCGCGGCGTTATTTGAATTGGCTGCAGATTTTTCCTGAATCGCTCCGCGCGTCGTTGTACAGCGACGATTTTGTTGAGCGTTTGCCGGGTGACGATCCGTTTGAGTTTCTCGATGCCGCCTGGGATCGATCCAAGGGACGCGATGTTGTTTCGCGGGCTTCGGCAAGCGACGTGCTGACCTACCTGCCATGCGATTTGTGTACCAAGGTCGACATCGCATCGATGGGCAATGCCTTGGAAGTGCGTCAGCCGTTATTGGATTACCGCGTGGTTGAATTTGCTGCGACGCTGCCGGTGCGATATAAATTTCGGGGTGGTCGAGGCAAGTTGATTTTGCAGGACACGTTTGGTTCGATGATTCCTTCGTCGATTTTCACGCGGAAAAAGATGGGGTTTGGGATTCCGATCGCGAACTGGTTTCGCGATGAACTAAAGCCGATGGTTCATGAAACGCTGTTGGCCGAGGATGCGAAGATTCAGCCGTTTTTGCGTCGGGATCGCGTTGCCGAACTGGTGCGATCTCACGAGCAAAACGAGCAGAATCACGGCTATCGGTTGTGGAATTTGTTGATCCTTGAAAAGTGGCTGCGGCGTTGGACCTAACCGCCGAGGTTCGGCGTATCCACCGTAGCCTGCCGTAAAGGGGGCTTCTACGGCATGATGCGACTGCGTTGCAATCGAAATCGGCAACGGTGACTATCATCTCGGAGTATTCGCTATAGAATCATGAGAACCAGAATGGCGGAACTGGTAAGATGCGGATTCAATGAGTGCGTCGATCATGGATCGGACTGACACTAGAGCTCCCTCTTCAGGAAACCGTTGCTTTTCAAATGGCCTCACAATCTCAAAGCCAGACTCAGTCGATCGCCTCACCCAAGTTGTCGGGATATCAAACCGACGGATTTTTTGACGAATTAGTCGACGAAAAAACGGTCGCCCGGCCGGACGCGGAACTGTTGATTGATCGGATCAACAAGTTGCCCGCCGAAGAATTGTTGCGTCGTCAAAAGGCGATCGAACGCGCCCTCTATCAGATGGGAATCACGTTTACCGTCTACAGCGATGCGGCAGGGACGGAAAAGATCATGCCCTTTGATATCGTGCCGCGGATCGTCTCGACGATGCTGTGGCATCATATTGAAGCGGGGCTGAAACAGCGCATCAAAGCGTTGAATCTATTTCTCGGCGATATCTATAACGAGCAGCAGATCGTCAAGGACGGTGTGATCCCGAGCGACTTGATCGAATCGGCATCGACGTTCTTGCCGCAATGTGTTGGATTGAAGCCGCCTCGCAATGTTTGGTGTCACGTCACCGGGACCGACCTTGTCCGTGACAACACCGGCGCGGTTTATGTGCTCGAAGACAATCTGCGGTGTCCCTCGGGCGTTTCCTACGTGTTGCAAAATCGGCACGTGATGAAAAAGAACTTTCCCCAAGTGTTCAGCGCTTCGCGAGTCCGTCCGGTACGTGACTATCCGGCTCGCCTGTATCAGATGTTGCGAGGCATGGCACGCGAGGACATCAATGATCCGACCGTGGCCGTGTTGACGCCCGGTGTGTTCAACAGCGCCTATTACGAACACTCGTACTTGGCCCAACAAATGGGGGTCGAGCTTGTCGAAGGCCGCGACTTGGTGGTGGAAAAAGACGTGGTTTATATGCGGACCACCGACGGGCTGCAGCGAGTCGATGTATTGTACCGACGTGTCGACGACATCTTTCTTGATCCCGAAGTGTTCCGCCCCGATTCGATGCTCGGTGTGAAGGGGTTGATGAGCGCTTATCGAGCTGGCAACGTGGCTTTGGCTAACGCGCCGGGGACGGGGATTGCCGACGATAAAGTCGTCTACGCCTTTGTCCCCGATATGATTCGCTACTACCTAAACGAAGAAGCCATTCTGGCCAATGTGCCAACCTATGTCTGCTCGCGAGCCGAGGACCGCAAGTACGTGCTTGCTCATTTGGATGAACTGGTGGTCAAAGCGGCCAACGAATCGGGAGGTTATGGGATTTTGATCGGGCCTCATGCGACTCAGAAAGAGCGAGCGGAGTTTGCTGAGAAAATTAGCGAAAACCCACGCAACTTCGTTGCCCAGCCGACATTGCAGTTGTCTCGAATGCCCACGCTTGCCGATGGCAAGATGGAGGGGCGGCATGTCGATTTGCGTCCCTACATCCTGTGCAATAGCGAAGATGACGTGTGGGTGATGCCCGGTGGATTGACCCGTGTGGCCTTGCGGAAAGGGTCGCTGGTGGTGAATTCATCTCAAGGCGGCGGCAGCAAAGACACCTGGGTTGTCGCCGATCCGGGGCAATCCGTTGCCATTGATGAACTCAGTTAGCAACCGTCCTGTTGTTTCTCGCCGTTTCGTCTCGCAATAACGAGCCGAGGCCTGTTTTTTGACGACTCACTCGATAAACCTGCTCCGTCGTCCTTCATTCAACTTCCATTTCTTCTAACACAATACTCCCATGCTTTCTCGTGTTGCTGAATCAATCTATTGGATGAGCCGTCAAGTTGAACGAGCGGAGAATCTTGCCCGGTTTTTAGAGATCACGCTGGGGATCGTGCTGGATCAACCCGAAAATTTGGTGGATCCATGGGAACCGCTTGTTCAGGTCACCGGCGACAATGAATGGTTCGCAAAGAAGTATGGCGAGGCCAACGCACAAAACGTGGTTCAGTTTCTCGCGTTTGATACCGAATACCACAGTTCGATGTTGACGTCGCTGCGGTGTGCTCGCGAAAACGCCAAAAGTGTTCGCGAGGGATTGTCGTCCGAAGCGTTTTTGCAGATCAACGAGTTCTATCACTTTGTGAACGATTCGGTCGCCGAAACGATTACCGATCCGACGGCCGAGTTCTTTGACATTGTGCGGCAGCATGCGTTGTTTTGGTCGGGCGTGCTCGACAGCACGATGGCTCACGACACCGGATGGCATTTCGCAAACCTCGGCCGGCTGATCGAACGGGCTGACAAAACGTCACGAATCTTGGACGTCAAGTACTTTAATCTGCTGCCTCGCGTCGATGACGTGGGCACCGCGGTGGATGATTTGCAGTGGTCGGCGTTGTTATTGGCGATCAGCGGATTTGAAACCTATCGCCGCGAACATCATTTGATGGACATCGAGAAAGTGGTCCACTTTTTCTTGTTCCATCGCACCTTTCCCCGATCGATTTTGTCGTGTGTCGCAGGGGCCGATGCCTCTTTGGACGCGATTGAAGAGGTGTCGAAGTCGGGGTCGGCGGGCGCGGCAAAGAAGCAGATGGCGGCATTGCGACATCGCATGTCCTCGACCAATGTCAAAGAGGTGTTGGCTGGGGGGATGCATCAGTTCATTGACAATTTGCAGCAAGAGCTAAACCAAATTGGTAGCTCGCTGAACCATGACTATTTCAATATATCGACGACTACATGACCATTCGTGTCGCGCTGCACCACCAAACGCGTTACCTGTATTCGCGTGCGATCCATTTGGGGCCTCAGTTGGTTCGGCTTCGCCCGGCGTATCATGGGCGGACCAAGATTGATGCGTACAACCTAAAAGTCGAGCCCAAGGATCACTTTGTCAATTGGCAGCAAGATCCGTTTGCCAATCCGATTGCCCGCTTTGTCTTTCAAAAGCCGACCAAAGAGCTTTGTGTCACGGTCGATTTGACCGCGGACATGACGGTGATCAATCCGTTCGACTTCTTTGTCGAATCGTATGCGGAAAATTGGCCATTTGATTACGATGCCGACGTCAAACATCAACTCGCACCCTACCTGACAAAACCAGTCGGGACGAAGAAATTTGACGAGTGGATCGCATCGCTGCCCAAGGCGACGACGTCCATCAACGATTTTTTAGTCGAAATCAATCGTTTGACCCAGCAGCGAATCAAATACTTGCTGCGAATGGAACCCGGCGTTCAAACGCCCGAGCAAACGCTGGATTTGGGCAGCGGTTCGTGCCGTGATTCGGCTTGGTTGTTGGTCGAAACGTTTCGCCAACTAGGGTTGGCTGCGAGATTTGTTTCAGGCTACTTGATCCAATTGGTTGCCGACGAAAAACCGCTCGAAGGCCCGGAGGGGCCGGTCGCCGATTTTTGTGATCTGCATGCATGGACCGAAGTCTTTCTGCCCGGTGCGGGCTGGGTCGGGCTTGATCCCACCAGCGGTCTGTTTGCGGGCGAAGGCCACATTCCGCTTGCCTGTACACCGTCCTACACCGGTGCCGCGCCGATCACGGGCGGTCACGAAGCGTGTGATGTCGAGTTTGAACATCGGATGACCGTGACGCGGATCTACGAAGATCCTCGCGTCACCAAGCCTTACTCGGAAAAACAGTGGTCCGAGATTCTGCGAAGCGGTCAACAGATCGACGAGCGTCTGCGAAAACACGATGTGCGGTTG is a window of Novipirellula caenicola DNA encoding:
- a CDS encoding circularly permuted type 2 ATP-grasp protein, encoding MASQSQSQTQSIASPKLSGYQTDGFFDELVDEKTVARPDAELLIDRINKLPAEELLRRQKAIERALYQMGITFTVYSDAAGTEKIMPFDIVPRIVSTMLWHHIEAGLKQRIKALNLFLGDIYNEQQIVKDGVIPSDLIESASTFLPQCVGLKPPRNVWCHVTGTDLVRDNTGAVYVLEDNLRCPSGVSYVLQNRHVMKKNFPQVFSASRVRPVRDYPARLYQMLRGMAREDINDPTVAVLTPGVFNSAYYEHSYLAQQMGVELVEGRDLVVEKDVVYMRTTDGLQRVDVLYRRVDDIFLDPEVFRPDSMLGVKGLMSAYRAGNVALANAPGTGIADDKVVYAFVPDMIRYYLNEEAILANVPTYVCSRAEDRKYVLAHLDELVVKAANESGGYGILIGPHATQKERAEFAEKISENPRNFVAQPTLQLSRMPTLADGKMEGRHVDLRPYILCNSEDDVWVMPGGLTRVALRKGSLVVNSSQGGGSKDTWVVADPGQSVAIDELS
- a CDS encoding alpha-E domain-containing protein; amino-acid sequence: MLSRVAESIYWMSRQVERAENLARFLEITLGIVLDQPENLVDPWEPLVQVTGDNEWFAKKYGEANAQNVVQFLAFDTEYHSSMLTSLRCARENAKSVREGLSSEAFLQINEFYHFVNDSVAETITDPTAEFFDIVRQHALFWSGVLDSTMAHDTGWHFANLGRLIERADKTSRILDVKYFNLLPRVDDVGTAVDDLQWSALLLAISGFETYRREHHLMDIEKVVHFFLFHRTFPRSILSCVAGADASLDAIEEVSKSGSAGAAKKQMAALRHRMSSTNVKEVLAGGMHQFIDNLQQELNQIGSSLNHDYFNISTTT